Genomic window (Candidatus Gracilibacteria bacterium):
GGAATCAATTCCCATAGAGAAAAATTAAGGAATAGGATATGCTTCGCAAAGCGTATGAACTTCTTTTTTGAGTGTCGCGAGATACGCATCATCCGTAGCATTCCTGAGCGCTCGGATAATAATATCCGCTACTTGACGAGCTCCATCTTCTCACATTCCACGAGTCGTTATGGCAGGAGTCCCGAGTCTGATTCCTGATGGATCCATTGGTTTGCGCGGATCGTATGGAATCATATTTTTATTACAAGATATTCCTACTTTTTCCAGAGCTATTTCTGCTTCCTTTCCTGAGAGTCCTATAGAACCAAATACATCGAGCAAAATAATATGATTCTCTGTCCCTCATGATACGACTCTTAAGCCATTTTCCATGAATTCGTCAGACATGGCGATAGAATTGTCAATAACCTGACGTGCGTATACTTTGAACTCTGGTTTTAGAGCTTCACCGAAGGCAATAGCCTTGGCGAGATTCGTATGATCATGTGGTCAGCCCTGAACTCCAGGAAATACGGCGCGAGCAATATCTGGACCATATTTTTCCTTCGACATAATGATGGCGCCACGTGGCCCACGAAGTGTCTTGTGTGTTGTTGTTGTGACGATATCACAATATGGAACAGGATTCTCGAGCACACCTCCAGCGATGAGTCCGGCGATATGTGCAATATCTGCCATGAGAATAGCTCCAACTTCATCTGCA
Coding sequences:
- a CDS encoding serine hydroxymethyltransferase, giving the protein MLYPYIAGQDPEALSFLLGEEERQKFELELIASENYVSKAVLEANGSIFTNKYSEGYPGKRYYAGQEFVDKVENLAIERAKKLFGAEYVNIQPLSGSPANLAVFLAVLNPGDKILGLSLDQGGHLSHGHPLNFSGKMYEIIPYFLDKETERIDMDEVERLARENRPKLILAGFSAYSRSLDWKRFRAIADEVGAILMADIAHIAGLIAGGVLENPVPYCDIVTTTTHKTLRGPRGAIIMSKEKYGPDIARAVFPGVQGGPHDHTNLAKAIAFGEALKPEFKVYARQVIDNSIAMSDEFMENGLRVVSGGTENHIILLDVFGSIGLSGKEAEIALEKVGISCNKNMIPYDPRKPMDPSGIRLGTPAITTRGMGEDGARQVADIIIRALRNATDDAYLATLKKEVHTLCEAYPIP